Proteins encoded together in one Paenibacillus sp. J23TS9 window:
- the trpS gene encoding tryptophan--tRNA ligase, with the protein MTISIQSKQDIVLTGDRTTGKLHLGHYVGSLRSRVQLQQQYKTYIMLADVQALTTHFHNPGLLSQSVRQVALDYLSAGIDPERATIFVQSMVPEIAELTIFYSMFVTVSSLRHNPTVKHEAQERGYDDLYYGFLGYPVSQAADITFCKASLVPAGEDQIPHIEQTRKIVRRFNELYAPVLVEPQILVGERLEGLDGGSKMSKSLGNAISLDASSAEVNAQIRRAKTDPARIHKTDPGHPEVCTIYGYHCIFRKEGSGEIRENCIKGTIGCTACKAMITEAVEDVLQPIRERRERYKQRPKDIDDMLMAGTAKARKVARQTMNEVREAMKMNYFPITSEH; encoded by the coding sequence ATGACAATATCTATTCAATCAAAGCAGGACATTGTGCTGACCGGAGATCGGACAACCGGAAAGCTTCATCTTGGCCATTACGTCGGCAGCTTGCGGAGCCGGGTACAGCTCCAGCAGCAGTATAAGACTTATATTATGCTGGCCGATGTGCAGGCTTTGACGACTCATTTTCACAACCCCGGCCTGCTCTCCCAAAGTGTGCGCCAGGTGGCGCTGGACTACCTATCCGCCGGGATCGACCCGGAGCGCGCAACGATTTTCGTGCAATCCATGGTACCGGAAATTGCTGAGCTAACTATTTTTTATTCCATGTTTGTCACTGTAAGCTCGCTGCGGCATAATCCCACGGTGAAGCATGAAGCCCAGGAACGCGGGTATGACGATCTGTATTACGGCTTTCTCGGCTACCCGGTCAGCCAGGCCGCAGACATTACGTTCTGCAAAGCGTCCCTCGTTCCGGCCGGCGAGGATCAAATCCCCCATATCGAACAGACTCGTAAAATCGTACGCCGCTTCAACGAGCTCTACGCACCCGTGCTTGTTGAGCCGCAAATTCTCGTCGGCGAGCGGCTGGAGGGGCTGGATGGCGGCAGCAAAATGAGCAAAAGCCTTGGCAATGCCATCTCCCTTGATGCCTCCTCCGCAGAAGTTAACGCACAGATCCGAAGGGCCAAAACCGATCCCGCGCGTATCCACAAGACCGATCCCGGCCATCCCGAAGTCTGCACCATATACGGCTACCACTGTATTTTCCGCAAAGAGGGCAGCGGAGAAATCCGGGAGAACTGCATCAAGGGCACCATCGGCTGCACCGCCTGCAAAGCGATGATTACGGAAGCCGTCGAAGATGTCCTGCAGCCCATCCGTGAACGGCGTGAACGATACAAGCAGCGCCCCAAAGATATCGATGATATGCTTATGGCCGGCACCGCGAAGGCTCGGAAGGTTGCGCGCCAGACGATGAACGAGGTACGCGAGGCCATGAAGATGAACTACTTTCCCATAACCAGTGAGCATTAA
- a CDS encoding stalk domain-containing protein, with protein sequence MLNSFKKYISAVSAAVVMSSMLLGAASAAPDVQTAGKEPYRIVALGDSLTVGYEPGKSETERPYGFVDRLQEQGLLHGNTSTVNVGIAGLKSGGLQNFVEAVKKGQAITADEIQPNLIDPRTPQIGAAAAQTQSDLTAADAITITIGGNDMSELLNTAGKLSETELQTRVEQLFKLYTDSMDAVVADLHELNPDALIVVADQYQPMPEIADSALYPKLGKVAESFTGVIDKMAADFGTKGMNVKVAHVAKEFIGGEGTMTHIIKDRDIHPNQLGYEAMAKVFSEVIWGSYTKLAVHEAGTPMGIFVQGKELNTPYKPVIRQNLNFVAIKDIVDAIGATSKWDNKTSSATITHDGHTVVITIGSKSVTVDGKAVPVDAAAFLNKVGKESKTYVPIAVLASGLGFDVQYVPNLRTAFINP encoded by the coding sequence GGATGTGCAAACGGCCGGTAAGGAGCCGTACCGTATTGTGGCGTTAGGCGACTCACTGACGGTGGGCTATGAACCAGGTAAGAGTGAGACGGAGCGGCCATACGGGTTCGTCGACCGATTGCAGGAGCAGGGACTGCTGCATGGAAATACATCCACAGTGAATGTGGGGATTGCCGGTCTGAAGAGCGGCGGGCTTCAGAACTTCGTGGAAGCGGTGAAGAAGGGCCAGGCAATCACGGCTGATGAAATCCAGCCGAATCTGATAGACCCGCGCACACCGCAGATCGGCGCCGCGGCAGCGCAGACCCAATCGGATCTTACCGCTGCAGACGCGATTACCATTACCATCGGTGGAAACGACATGTCAGAGCTGCTTAATACGGCGGGCAAGCTGAGCGAAACTGAACTGCAAACCCGCGTTGAACAGCTGTTCAAGCTGTACACGGACAGCATGGATGCGGTCGTTGCCGATCTGCATGAGCTGAACCCGGATGCCCTGATTGTCGTTGCGGATCAATACCAGCCGATGCCGGAAATTGCAGACAGTGCGCTCTATCCGAAGCTCGGGAAGGTGGCTGAATCATTTACCGGCGTGATCGATAAGATGGCAGCGGACTTTGGAACGAAGGGCATGAATGTCAAGGTAGCACATGTCGCCAAGGAATTCATCGGCGGGGAAGGCACAATGACTCATATCATCAAGGATCGCGATATTCACCCGAACCAGCTTGGCTATGAGGCGATGGCCAAAGTGTTCTCCGAAGTCATTTGGGGAAGCTATACCAAGCTTGCGGTGCATGAAGCAGGAACACCGATGGGGATTTTCGTTCAAGGGAAAGAGCTGAACACTCCATATAAGCCGGTGATCCGCCAGAACCTCAACTTCGTGGCGATCAAAGACATCGTTGATGCGATCGGCGCCACATCGAAGTGGGATAACAAAACATCCAGCGCCACGATTACCCATGATGGCCACACGGTCGTTATTACCATCGGCTCCAAGTCGGTAACCGTAGACGGCAAGGCAGTGCCTGTTGACGCAGCGGCTTTCCTGAACAAGGTGGGCAAGGAATCGAAGACGTACGTACCGATCGCGGTGCTGGCGTCAGGCCTAGGATTTGATGTTCAATACGTACCGAACCTGAGAACAGCATTTATTAATCCATAA